Proteins encoded by one window of Rhineura floridana isolate rRhiFlo1 chromosome 9, rRhiFlo1.hap2, whole genome shotgun sequence:
- the LOC133363643 gene encoding centromere-associated protein E-like — protein MAAPIIQSAVQGYIGTIFAYGQTASGKTYTMLGTKDCPGILPMAINDVFNTICRIPDREFLLRISYMEIHNETIQDLLCSDIRKKKPLVVREDINRTIYVEDLSEEVVVSPEQVLSWLKKGKKNRHYGETKMNERSSRSHTIFRMIIESKEKTETSSSNYEGAVMVSHLNLVDLAGSERASQTGAEGIRLKEGCNINRSLFILGQVIKKLCDDQSGGYINYRDSKLTRILQNSLGGNAKTVIICTVTPVSLEETLSTLQFASTAKKMKNSPKVNEVLDDDALLKRYRKEIEDLKRRLEEVSSHSQLTQILEKNSLQKEQQEKIRSLTEMLVTASSFAQGQELKVRRKRRVTWAPGSLEGGECFLEDFPTTPKHFKASLSSLTEMEESVSSEFSEYDDQYIIAGAIIPEEEWIPASKAGLTHKDFADSVVLCESLAEERDNAVTEQKAMTAKVENLQLEKEQMACEIRELKEKISTDEFVLLEKETAKEQEVPLKLM, from the coding sequence ATGGCTGCTCCAATTATACAGTCTGCTGTTCAGGGATATATTGGTACTATTTTTGCTTATGGACAGACTGCTTCAGGCAAAACCTATACAATGCTGGGGACAAAAGATTGTCCAGGTATTTTACCTATGGCCATCAATGATGTCTTCAATACCATCTGTAGAATTCCAGACAGGGAGTTCCTTCTCCGTATATCATACATGGAAATTCACAATGAGACTATACAGGACCTACTGTGCAGCGAcattaggaaaaagaagccattGGTTGTTCGTGAAGACATCAATAGGACTATTTACGTTGAAGATCTGAGTGAAGAGGTGGTGGTTTCTCCAGAGCAAGTTTTGAGCTGGCTAAAGAAAGGCAAAAAAAACAGGCACTATGGTGAGACAAAAATGAATGAAAGAAGTAGCCGTTCACATACCATCTTCAGAATGATAATTGAAAGTAAAGAAAAGACGGAGACCTCTAGTTCAAACTATGAAGGGGCTGTCATGGTCTCTCACTTGAATTTGGTAGATCTGGCAGGAAGTGAAAGAGCTAGCCAAACAGGTGCTGAAGGGATTCGACTTAAAGAAGGCTGCAATATAAACCGGAGCCTCTTCATCTTGGGCCAAGTAATCAAGAAACTTTGTGACGATCAGTCTGGAGGTTACATTAACTACAGAGATAGCAAGCTGACGCGGATTCTTCAGAATTCACTAGGTGGAAATGCTAAGACAGTTATTATCTGTACAGTTACTCCAGTATCCCTGGAAGAAACTCTTAGCACCCTCCAGTTCGCTAGTACagctaaaaagatgaaaaatAGCCCCAAAGTAAACGAAGTTCTGGATGATGACGCCCTTCTGAAGAGATATCGTAAAGAAATAGAAGACTTGAAACGACGCTTGGAAGAAGTGTCATCACACTCTCAGCTAACGCAGATCCTAGAGAAGAACTCTCTTCAAAAAGAACAGCAAGAGAAAATAAGGAGTCTCACTGAGATGCTGGTGACAGCATCCTCTTTTGCACAAGGACAAGAGTTAAAAGTTAGAAGAAAGAGGAGAGTTACCTGGGCTCCTGGAAGTCTCGAAGGAGGGGAATGTTTCCTGGAAGACTTTCCCACAACACCCAAACACTTTAAAGCCTCTTTGTCTTCTCTAAcagagatggaagaatctgtaTCCTCGGAGTTCTCAGAATATGATGATCAGTACATTATAGCCGGTGCTATAATACCTGAAGAGGAGTGGATTCCAGCATCTAAAGCTGGTTTGACTCATAAAGATTTTGCAGATTCTGTCGTGCTTTGTGAAAGCCTTGCAGAGGAGAGGGATAATGCTGTCACTGAACAGAAAGCCATGACAGCAAAAGTTGAGAACCTGCAATTGGAGAAAGAACAAATGGCCTGTGAGATCAGAGAGCTGAAGGAGAAAATATCCACTGATGAGTTTGTGTTGCTTGAAAAAGAGACAGCTAAAGAGCAGgaggtcccattgaaattaatgtga